The stretch of DNA aagaGATTATTCCTGTGCACTTTGTGAGTGTGTAATATTCTGTTTTGTTAGCTTCTACTAAATATATCACACATTACAaggacacacatttttttgatgTGTAGAATTTATTTAcagaagtatttttttatttatattatggGAAAAAACTTGGGAAGTTTTCGTGCAGGAGACTGAGAGAGCGCCTGACAGCCTGTGTGTGTACTGACTGTGTCCCTTGCCACTCCTTTAGGTGAAATAAATGTGCAGATCATGATTCCTGGTCTGAGTGGtgttcttcaggttaaaagcaACCAGATTAAAGCTGTTACATCAGCAGCTACAACACTTAACTGTACCCTAGCCTGAAGCTATTGCGCAATGACACACATTGGCCGTGTTTCCCAGATTCGATCGTTCTTAAGGACTTAAGAAGGCTCTTAAGAAGGGTTCGGCTAAGAAGGAGCGCTAAGATACGGGTGTTTCCCAGACGCGTTCTTAACTGCCTTCTTAGGAGAACCTTAAGATCAAGCCAAAGAAGCTTCTTAAGAAGTTCTTAGTGGAAGCTGTGGTGCTGGAACTGAATCAATCGATGCCAGGCAAATCGATCACCCAACTTTTTATCAGCGCATAAGTCACACACAGCGCCCCGTGGTCCCCCCACACTGGTGCAATTAGGCCACGCatgtatcgtgtgtgtgtgtgtgtgtgtgtgtgtgtgtgtgtgtgtgtgcttctcaCTACTTTCAGCACAGCATGTTTTGCCGCTAATTTCCCACTTGTTACCTGGTCACCTCAGAAACGTGGACACTATACTCCCACATACTGTATGCAACAATACTTAACATTCCAGTGCAAGACTTTCAGGTATAGTACCCGGACACTGCAGCAATAAATTAGAGTGTGAAGGACGTTACATGTAGCCTACATCTGCtggttctgtttatttatttcagccttcAGGCCTGACAGTTATGGTTGGTGTGGTGGTTGTGGGTTGTGGGTTTATGGTTTAGTgatcagattcagattcagattcagattcagaatactttattgatccccggggggaaattgtttttgttccaatgctccatgtaaagaagaaatagaaatacagcatgaatggaaacaagcaataagatgaagatgtaaataaaataaaatattgaagtagacattaaataaaataaaatatcaaagtagacaataaaatacaaataaataataaaatagtagcCTATAgtatacaaactgaaatatatacaatatacaatcaGCGCTTGGTGACTGGTGGTGAAGGGGTAGGGGCTGGGGTTGTTGGACCTCAGAAGAGGTTGATAAGTTCCTGTCTGGTCTGGGCACCGGCCTGATGGAGTACTGCACGCACATCGCGGGGGGCGGGGTTTGGGGCTTCGTCCTCTGAATGTTCCTCTTCGTCATCCACAGGAGGCGGCTCATCTGCGCCAACGCGTACTGCGATGTTGTGCAGCATGGCGGTGACAACAATCACGCGGCAACACTTGAGTGGTGACAAGCGCAGCCCCCCCGACGAACGATGAATGCACCTGTAGCGGGACTTCCAGATGCCAAACACCCGTTCAACCTTCGTCCTGCTGCGTGTGTGGGCCTCATTAAACCTCTCCTCCTGTGGTGTTGCTGGGTTGGTTACCGGCGTCACGAGGTAACTCCGGAGAGGGTAGCCACTGTCACCTAGGAGGATGCTCCTACCAAACTCTCCTCTGCCAGCCTTCTGCCCCACAGCTGAGTTGGCCCACATGAAGCTGTCGTGTGTGCCTCCTGGCCACTTGGCGACGATGTCAGTGATGAGGCCATTGTGGTCCACCACCACCTGGGTGTTGATGGCCGCGTAGTGCTTTCTACCGATCCAGCACGGATCCACCAGGGAGGGATTGTGGATTGGAATGAGGGTGCCATCCACCACACCGATCACCCAGGGGATACCAGCCACTGCGTGGAACCCTTGGTGGACCTGGCGGACCTCGTCCCGTGTGGTGGGCATCTTTATGTGGGTCCGGGCATGGCGCAGGAGAATCGGTGTCACAGCTGCCACACTCCGTGACACCGATGCCTTGCGAGGCCGGTGCcgtcccccaccacctccaggaAGCTCCCCACTGCGTAAAAACGCAGCGCAGCCAGGAGCTGCACCTCCGGGCTGAGGGCAAAATTGCAGCGGGTTGCTCTCTGGATGTGTGGAGACACCAGAGTGATCAGCCGTTGGATCTCCGCACGGGGCAGCCGGTACTTTTCCTGGACAGCCCGGTCTGACAGCACATCCAGTGGGGAGAAGTGCTGACGCACgtatgcatttatgtaaacCGTCTGGCTTCGCGCACGGCGACGCTGTTGGTTCGCAGCGAGAATGTGCTGTATTGCAGCCATGGTTTCTCACACGCACGGACTTTGGCAACGCCTTTATATAGAGTAGCAGGTGGAGCCTCTCTGGATGAGGTTCAGCTCAATTAAATTTATTTACATCTGTTTCCTTGATATCTGTGAAATGCCACAgggatgttgatgtttttttttatgtgtagcACTATAAACTCAtatatgcagatgtgtgtggaaAACTTAAACGTGTAATtcaataaaaagttttttttttcttctttactaTTAGCCTATGTTTCTTGCGTCAGTGGTCCGCAGGATATAAATTATATCATATCATGTTTATAAATTTCCCTGACGCGGCTTGATCACTGAGCATTTGGTCGCTAAGAAGGCTGTTAAGAGTGGGTCAGCTCGATCTTACATTTCCTTCTTAGTGAAAGATCTTCTTAAGCTAAGAGTGACTCTGGGAAACACATCCTTCTTTCACAGCGTTCTTAAGAGCGCTCCTAAGAAGATCTTAGCACTTAAGAGCTTCTTAACGAATCTGGGAAACGCGGCCAATGGCAGGCAGTTTGTGGGACAACCTTTTGAGTAATTTCTTAAGTCATGTGGAATTAAGCACATCAGAGCATCACCGTATTATCCTAAGAGCAACGGAATAATCGAGAGGTTTCACAGATACCTGAAGAAAGCCTTCAGAGCGACCAAGTGTGAAGCAAAGACATGGAAAGAGGAACTTCCAAAGATATTAATGGCGTATCGCTCAACTCCACACAGAGTGTCACAAGTAACAGATGTCAGAAATCATCACGAGGAATacaaaaccaaaatgaaacATTATGCTGACCAGACCAGCAGAGCAAAAGAGCACGACTTCAAAGTTGGTGACGTAGTTTACATTGCCAGTAAGGAGAATGGAAAGCTTGACGCAATATTCAGAGACACTCGCTATGTACTACTGAGAAACACTGCTGACAACTCTTTTGAACTGGTCAACATAGAGGATGGATCAAAAGGGATCAGGAATGTCAAACATCTTCGCCACACACCTGTGGTAATGGACTTTGATGTTTCTGAGCCTTCATCAGTCTGCAACGGTCAAGTCAACAATGACACAGGAGATGTGCCGATTGCTGAGACTGCTCCAGCAGTTGAGGTCCCAGCTGTACCTGACCCACCTGTGTCTGAGATCATCACTACCAGGAAGGGTCGTGTTATCAGAAAGCCCATCAGATACAGAGAGACttgaaaaacaagaacaaaataataataataacaagagAGActcctttgtttgtttatgtaaaatggaaatgacaaTGTTTAGATTTATTGACAAGTTTTGTGGCACTGTcatttgaaagaaaagaaaaaaaatatttggaaagaaaatgtttttgatttagAAAGTTTAAAACAATGTAATTTGTTTGGAGATTTATTAAGAAGGAAGCTTTTATGTTACAGACAGCTTTTGTTCTAAACAAGGGAGGAATATGTAGTATAGTTAATACTGAGATATCGCGAGAGCAGCCAGAACGAGAATACATAGAACGGAGGAAAAATGAACATGGCCACTGAACAGAAACGTGTTAATGAAGTAAACATAAAACTGAACTAAAGGACTGTTTAttttaaacaacacaacactcctgataaaaagttattaaaagaatgtTGACATTCCAAAAGAATACTCAAGtcattaaataacaacttcctgcagatttcatTCCAAAGAGGAactgttgcatatctccacaaaGGTGTGGtcgaatgacatgaaactcttTGGTTTCTACTTCATCATGAATCCTTAAGGCTCTGTGCGACATTTTGGctgatgaccacaaggtggcgctcctTAAacttaagtattttatatctcaacATAGGTTAGGTGGACTAACACGAAACTTGGTATAAttattgccaatgccctcctgaggaTATCTGACAAAGAACTTACCAATCTGCCACTAGGTAGCGCTCTGTTGGCAGTCTAATTaaatatttggcactgtgcccacaccataacacttatgtcAATGAAATTCATAAGGGTGGTATAGACTGGCCCAtgtaactcacacaccaaaaatgaccagcaggttgcgctattaacaacaaaaaaacatttttggccaATTACTCCCACATAACATGTTTAAACATtatgggctctatcttgcactaagcgcaattgactttgtacactggcgcttgtgtaattcctattttgcatttggcgcacattggaattttccctccgcagacgcatgtccttaaattagggaatgactttgcgctccgGGGGCGGTTCAGTGAAAAGAGGAGGTGTGTTCCAgtgcaaacgttcactggtgctattttgctgtttcagaaaacacttccgcaacagaccaggaaaaacctagtctaaagtcagtggtgtttattcagatgctattttaagggcgcatgcttggccataatgtagtgtgtgctcaacgtgcatacacattgcttctctcatctacaaggaagcagttcccatttttgcaaaccatacaaaaaaaagttgaaaagatttaaacagaagagcTGTTTGTATTGACCTTATTGGAGAAAAAAGTAGGCTACCGAACCATTCTCTGTtaatgtttaagtttaaaattAATGCTGCTATTGAGTTTGGTTCCTCTGAAAATGATTCTgggattaatttatttaaaagacgACCTAGAATATTTCCAGACAACTTTCTTTCATCTAATATGTGTCGTATGGCTTTGCTGGAATTTATGGGTAATTCAGAAGGTCGGGTGATAACGCAAAGTAATATTGATAACTAGTATGGATTATTTTGTGATATAATGGATAGGGAAATGAATAAGAATTTATCAAGAAAATCTTTATCTGGCCAGGGag from Sparus aurata chromosome 9, fSpaAur1.1, whole genome shotgun sequence encodes:
- the LOC115588134 gene encoding putative nuclease HARBI1 — its product is MPTTRDEVRQVHQGFHAVAGIPWVIGVVDGTLIPIHNPSLVDPCWIGRKHYAAINTQVVVDHNGLITDIVAKWPGGTHDSFMWANSAVGQKAGRGEFGRSILLGDSGYPLRSYLVTPVTNPATPQEERFNEAHTRSRTKVERVFGIWKSRYRCIHRSSGGLRLSPLKCCRVIVVTAMLHNIAVRVGADEPPPVDDEEEHSEDEAPNPAPRDVRAVLHQAGAQTRQELINLF